In Saccharicrinis fermentans DSM 9555 = JCM 21142, a genomic segment contains:
- a CDS encoding tyrosine-type recombinase/integrase, producing MQHYNLKPDRNNQIKCPFHEDDKPSCRIYADTNTFHCFGCNATGDQIEFIEKYKKCSKHEAILKAKQLCGIPEPIKAEKPKAKPTPINGAEILTKSFTHFARSLNAKPKKAIEYLESRKLNYKALSIGYDAGTLHKAKDITNQQKQEYLQTGLLKPDKFGRENSYYTRFNNCIVFPLLDKSGNIKSLYGRHVEKGHHYLEGEHKGLYPKYPSEDTTKLILTEAIIDAATLLQVPEIIKDFSILALYGTNGFTEEHGQTIAELIELKEVILFFDGDEAGTEAIKEIAAELKQIKEKLQISVVETPEGEDLNSLSIGHEPEIFTHLIENRKPFSFSIESSGSTPNNSSSEKEKPFIQPITSGLKVASDYMQYETDQLTITLWGGIEMHTVNRLRATLHIKLKGNDYQSFRDTADLYSHNQTDRLIKQASEKLEISTSITNEAITGLTKELESYRQQKREEKRQSEESKEQQGIDRFSREQMQEANEFIRYNELTQLTYSLFNKLGMIGQQDNATLLFFIFLTRFFKNPLHAIVMGSSGSGKTHLLQGVAKAVPKQHINVTTSLSENALYYTPKDFLKNKILMQEDLDGAYNALLPLRELMSNQSISRFSTKTNSRTGDSKQVYLHVKGPVCVAGATTKDKVYEDNANRSFLIQIEESPKHEAQVMEHQGKVAAGLIDFKKYEQNVNLLKASQLLIEPMEVLIAFAPKLELPPHVFKKMRTKNHYLTLIKSITLWNQKQRKITTDKEGNKYLISTLEDVQWANFLCKDTLLRKSDELGGKTRNFFESLKELVMQWEVKTFYAKDVRKYLRMHPMTLQRHFIELEKRGMLRCVSRSNKPGNEYEISVWDDFEELKSGIEMMDTILEKLKKSEPSQPSQRGQAAHIFIFQLNSTEMIPTEIISPQFKQLETSFANWLQTLNYSTETIKTRKRNIKEFLLYLERCNINTIEILTNEKTKRFKRYLKRRENKLYGSGLMNASINVGISSVNKFFEYLQQTGNPTPDNLEYVEEIYKQRNIISLNEINELYKTSYQKHHFTNIETKAKQEAVSQRDRAMLSIYYGCGLRKSEGTNLVAHDILTERKLIHVRKGKGSKERYVPVTGNNLNHITEYLQNGRNFLLNQNETDSFFINQYGTACSDQALTARLKRLTKNSGNAILQGKKPSLHSLRHSIATHLLQQGMEIEMIQKFLGHSSLESTQIYTHILNEQL from the coding sequence TTGCAGCATTACAACCTTAAACCCGACCGGAACAACCAAATAAAATGCCCATTCCACGAAGACGATAAACCAAGCTGCCGTATTTATGCCGACACAAATACTTTCCATTGCTTCGGCTGCAATGCTACAGGCGACCAAATAGAATTTATTGAGAAGTACAAAAAATGCAGCAAGCACGAAGCAATATTAAAAGCCAAGCAACTTTGCGGAATACCAGAGCCGATAAAAGCGGAGAAGCCAAAAGCAAAGCCAACACCAATAAACGGAGCTGAGATTTTAACGAAATCCTTTACTCACTTTGCCCGAAGCTTAAACGCCAAACCAAAGAAAGCCATTGAATATTTAGAAAGTCGAAAGCTTAATTACAAAGCTTTATCCATCGGTTACGATGCCGGAACGCTGCACAAAGCAAAAGATATTACCAACCAACAGAAACAAGAATACTTACAAACCGGATTACTCAAGCCTGATAAGTTTGGTAGGGAAAACAGTTATTACACGAGATTTAATAACTGTATTGTTTTTCCATTACTCGACAAAAGCGGAAATATAAAAAGCTTGTACGGTCGCCATGTTGAGAAAGGACATCATTATTTAGAAGGCGAACACAAAGGATTATATCCAAAATACCCAAGTGAGGACACTACCAAATTAATACTAACTGAAGCCATTATAGATGCAGCCACACTTTTACAAGTTCCCGAAATAATAAAAGACTTTTCAATACTGGCACTTTATGGAACTAATGGTTTTACAGAAGAACACGGGCAAACCATAGCAGAACTAATCGAATTAAAGGAAGTTATACTGTTTTTTGATGGAGACGAAGCAGGAACAGAAGCCATAAAAGAAATAGCAGCAGAATTAAAACAGATAAAAGAGAAACTACAAATATCAGTTGTAGAAACACCCGAAGGCGAAGACTTAAATAGTTTATCAATCGGTCATGAACCTGAAATATTTACCCATCTAATAGAAAACAGAAAACCATTTTCTTTTTCAATTGAGTCTAGTGGCTCGACACCCAATAATAGTTCAAGTGAAAAAGAAAAACCATTTATCCAACCAATTACAAGCGGTTTAAAGGTTGCTTCTGATTACATGCAATACGAAACCGACCAACTGACAATAACACTTTGGGGCGGTATTGAAATGCACACCGTAAACCGATTAAGAGCAACCTTGCATATTAAACTAAAGGGAAACGACTATCAAAGCTTTAGAGATACCGCCGACTTGTACAGCCACAACCAAACCGACCGATTAATAAAACAAGCATCCGAAAAACTGGAAATTAGCACAAGTATAACAAACGAAGCTATTACGGGGCTAACAAAGGAACTGGAAAGCTACCGCCAACAAAAGCGAGAAGAAAAACGACAAAGTGAAGAGTCCAAAGAACAACAAGGAATAGACCGCTTTAGCCGTGAGCAAATGCAAGAAGCAAACGAATTTATTAGATACAACGAACTAACCCAATTAACCTACAGCCTTTTTAATAAGCTCGGCATGATTGGACAACAGGACAATGCAACCTTATTGTTCTTTATCTTTTTAACCAGGTTCTTTAAAAATCCATTACATGCCATCGTGATGGGGAGCAGTGGTAGTGGTAAAACGCATTTATTGCAAGGAGTAGCGAAAGCAGTACCCAAGCAACACATTAATGTAACCACCAGTTTAAGCGAGAATGCATTGTATTATACACCCAAAGACTTTTTGAAAAATAAGATATTGATGCAAGAAGATTTAGACGGGGCTTACAATGCACTTTTACCGCTTCGAGAATTAATGAGCAACCAGAGCATAAGCCGATTTAGTACTAAAACGAATAGCAGAACAGGCGACAGCAAGCAAGTGTATTTACATGTTAAAGGCCCTGTTTGTGTGGCTGGCGCAACCACAAAAGACAAAGTTTATGAGGATAATGCAAACCGCAGTTTTTTGATACAAATAGAAGAAAGTCCAAAGCATGAAGCTCAGGTAATGGAACACCAAGGCAAAGTAGCTGCAGGGTTAATCGACTTTAAGAAATACGAGCAAAATGTAAACCTGTTAAAAGCCTCTCAACTACTAATAGAACCAATGGAAGTGCTGATAGCCTTTGCACCAAAACTGGAACTTCCACCTCATGTATTTAAAAAGATGCGAACCAAGAACCATTACTTAACCCTTATAAAATCAATTACCCTTTGGAATCAAAAGCAACGCAAAATTACCACCGATAAGGAAGGTAATAAATATTTAATCAGCACTTTGGAAGATGTGCAGTGGGCTAACTTTTTATGCAAAGATACTTTGCTTCGTAAATCGGATGAACTTGGAGGAAAAACAAGAAACTTTTTTGAAAGTCTAAAAGAACTCGTTATGCAATGGGAAGTGAAAACCTTTTACGCCAAAGATGTACGCAAATATTTACGAATGCACCCAATGACTTTACAACGTCATTTTATAGAGCTTGAAAAGCGAGGAATGTTAAGGTGTGTAAGTCGAAGCAATAAGCCAGGCAATGAATATGAAATAAGTGTTTGGGATGATTTTGAAGAGTTGAAATCGGGTATTGAAATGATGGATACTATCTTGGAAAAGCTAAAGAAAAGCGAACCTTCACAACCTTCACAAAGGGGACAAGCAGCACACATTTTTATTTTTCAACTGAACAGTACTGAAATGATACCAACAGAAATAATATCTCCACAATTTAAGCAGCTTGAAACAAGCTTTGCAAACTGGCTGCAAACCCTGAATTACAGTACAGAAACCATCAAAACCAGAAAACGAAATATTAAAGAGTTTTTGCTCTACTTAGAAAGGTGCAACATAAATACCATTGAAATCCTTACCAATGAAAAGACCAAACGCTTTAAACGATACCTGAAACGAAGAGAAAACAAACTGTATGGTTCAGGCTTAATGAATGCCAGTATAAACGTAGGGATAAGCAGTGTAAACAAGTTTTTTGAGTATCTACAGCAAACAGGAAATCCAACTCCAGATAATCTGGAATACGTTGAAGAAATCTACAAGCAGAGAAATATTATCAGCCTAAATGAAATCAATGAACTTTATAAAACAAGCTATCAAAAACACCACTTTACCAATATAGAAACCAAAGCCAAACAAGAAGCCGTAAGCCAAAGAGACAGGGCAATGCTAAGTATTTATTATGGATGCGGATTAAGAAAAAGCGAAGGAACAAACCTGGTTGCACACGATATTTTAACAGAAAGGAAACTAATCCATGTTAGGAAAGGCAAAGGAAGCAAGGAACGGTATGTTCCGGTAACTGGAAACAACCTAAATCACATCACAGAATATTTACAAAACGGCAGAAACTTCTTATTAAACCAAAACGAAACCGATAGCTTTTTTATCAATCAGTATGGCACAGCTTGCAGCGACCAGGCTTTAACAGCACGATTAAAACGGCTCACAAAAAACTCAGGCAATGCAATCCTGCAAGGAAAGAAACCAAGTTTACACAGTTTACGCCACTCAATAGCTACACACCTTTTACAGCAAGGTATGGAAATAGAAATGATACAGAAATTTTTAGGGCATAGCAGTTTAGAAAGTACACAGATTTACACCCATATTTTAAATGAGCAGCTTTGA
- a CDS encoding tyrosine-type recombinase/integrase, which produces MSSFEKYRQQNGYSDKSISVQNSHVNRLKNWCINQHINLEKIDYNEALQFIDSERQRGILNQSIIREINSIRIYFDYLLESGKLQQNIIRRIKIRNTPKKAIAETLCPEQLEIIYQSFSSLPEWEHRTKTAKQLHKRNVVILGLLVYQGLTSGETAKLEITHINLAEGKIYVPSTRKSNARTLKLQANQILPIKTYIEEFKPKPFLFPSKKQSDMICNIVSQAKKLNPEIIDSRQIRTSVIMNWLKSNNIRQVQYMAGHKSIRSTEQYRSQDLSDLTKQLELFHPLK; this is translated from the coding sequence ATGAGCAGCTTTGAAAAATATCGACAACAAAATGGCTACTCTGATAAAAGTATCAGCGTACAAAACAGCCATGTAAACAGGCTTAAAAACTGGTGCATAAACCAACATATTAACTTAGAGAAAATCGATTACAACGAGGCATTACAATTTATCGACAGCGAAAGACAAAGAGGGATATTAAACCAAAGCATTATCAGGGAAATAAACTCGATACGGATTTACTTCGATTATTTGTTGGAATCCGGAAAGCTGCAGCAAAATATTATCCGTAGAATTAAAATCCGAAACACACCAAAGAAAGCAATAGCAGAAACTTTATGTCCCGAACAACTTGAAATTATTTACCAAAGCTTTAGCAGCTTACCAGAATGGGAACACAGAACCAAAACAGCAAAGCAGCTGCACAAAAGAAATGTCGTAATACTTGGTTTACTGGTTTATCAAGGCTTAACAAGCGGAGAAACTGCCAAACTGGAAATCACTCACATAAACTTAGCTGAAGGTAAAATATATGTTCCATCAACAAGAAAAAGCAATGCAAGAACTTTAAAGCTTCAGGCAAACCAAATACTACCAATTAAAACTTATATAGAAGAATTTAAACCAAAACCGTTCTTGTTCCCAAGCAAAAAGCAAAGTGATATGATTTGTAATATTGTTAGCCAGGCAAAGAAACTAAATCCTGAAATTATTGATAGTCGACAAATCAGGACTTCCGTAATTATGAACTGGTTGAAATCAAACAATATCAGGCAAGTACAATACATGGCAGGGCATAAAAGTATAAGAAGCACCGAACAGTACAGAAGTCAAGATTTAAGCGATTTAACCAAACAACTTGAATTGTTCCATCCTTTAAAATAA
- a CDS encoding type II toxin-antitoxin system RelE family toxin, whose translation MTYKLSISRKAQKQLAKLPANDYKKVKQTILDLADEPRPAGSKKLKGRNGWRVRQGDYRIIYDIEDDVLVVTVLDAGHRKDIYKK comes from the coding sequence ATGACCTATAAACTGTCCATAAGCCGCAAGGCTCAAAAACAGCTTGCCAAGCTGCCAGCAAATGATTACAAAAAAGTAAAACAGACCATACTCGACCTTGCCGACGAACCTCGCCCGGCAGGCTCAAAGAAACTCAAAGGCCGCAACGGTTGGCGGGTAAGACAAGGTGACTACCGCATTATTTACGATATTGAAGATGATGTTTTGGTTGTGACCGTGCTCGACGCAGGACACAGAAAAGATATTTACAAAAAGTAA